tcattcagaaatttcttCAGAATGTTTGAAACTGACACAAAAGAAATGCCTGAGCCTATTATAGGTATGCAACTAAGAACAAGCCCAGTTGTGCTTTCTGTCACTTTAAGAGAGCTTTGTCTCAGCTGAAGAATAATTGAACCAGCGGTTATTTCTTCACGCACAACTGATTTCATCTCACTCTTTAGAAACTCAATACTGATCCCAGATCTTTCACTGATCCTCTGCAGAGATTCATCATCCAGACCAAATACAGTCTTGTACTTTTGTGTCTCATTTACTATCAGAGATATATCTGCAGCAAATGCAAGACCAGGAACAGGAACTGCAGCCACACCAGCAGATAAAAAAGCTactcttaaaatgtttttctctAGATATTTCTTCTTTCTCTCAATAATCTCTGTTGTGATATTTGGTACAGTCAGCATCAGCAGATCTCTCTTGTGTTGTGGGAGATCAGACTTTATCCTCTCCTGCAGTGAATTAAAATCATAGTTGTTGAGATACCTGCCAGAAATCAAGAACACAACAGGATCCTCTACACCGATCTCTCTCAGACCTACAGACACAGAAAAATACAtcattatatcattatatatatatataatgaaaagaTTATTTTAATACTATAATTATATTTGCTTGTAatatcattttagtgttattaaaTGTACATGAGCAGATATTTATAACTGACTGTTTTCACACAAGACTTCTTTTTACCAAAGTGAAATAATTATTCTACTAAAGTCACTGTGTTGCACAAAACACTGTCATGTAATAAACATCATAAACAAACCGTTAACACAGTCCTCTCGTATGATGTCCAGCGTCTTTTTCTCATCAAAGTTTTTTCTTCGCTTTGCAGCATCAATACTGGAGTCAATCTTGGAACGAATAAAATAGAAATTCTTCTTCATTCTCTCGATCTCTTTGACCAGGTCAGCGTGACATTCTCTGAAACGACCTGAAGTGATGATGATGAAAAAATCATAGCGCTCAAACTGAACACGTTTAAGATACTCATGAGCTTTGAAGTTTAGTGTTCCGATTCCAGGAAGATCCCAGagtttcatatttttatattttgggtgTTTGTAAGCTTTGGGTTCTTTAGTGGTCTCCACTACACCAGTTTCAGCTGAATCCTCATCGTCATCTCCCAAACCCCTAAAAGCATTGATAAATGTGGACTTTCCAGAACCAGATTCCCCCGTCACAGCAATATTAAGTTCTACACGATCTTGCTGTTCGAGGAGATGTTTGATGGTGTCAACAGCTGATGACAGATCCTGAGTAGATATCAGTTCTTTAAGTTCTTCCAGCTCCTCCTGAGTTATAACAGAGTAATCTTCTGATGTAGACATCTATAAAAGTTAAGTACAGAACTGAATGACATTAAAATAAACCAGACTAAAATCACATTTCAAAATATAGCAACAAGTGACAATCATCAAGATCCAAAACAGattagaaaataaccacaattgTCAAGTTTGAAAGTGCAAATCATGGAAACAATAGTTTTGATGGTAAAtgtaattccccttctgtcactcaattaacgttgtgtcgatgtactgacactaggggtcactcttgggagccctgAACactttcttttgagaaaaggccaatgagaattggcgagtggaatttgcatgtcactcccctggacatatgggtataaaaggagaaggaatgcctactccattcagattttttcttcggagccgagcggttgtgtatcagcgggctgaatactactgctgttccattcacctcaaagaagcgtatgctgttggatatacggcgcattccagcgtatttctctccttctgcacgccaAGTGCAGATTTCGTctctgggtgctttgacagcgctACTAAGAGTATTCCTgctgaaagagtatatttcctctttaaGGAAAATATATCAAGCAACAtattgacgttgaacgtctttttccactctcactacccccacgggtacacggaggtccctctgGTGGATAAGGCAATTGCGATGCAACTGTGCCCGCAAAACGTCACCGTCTTTTATTGCTATAGATCACCACAATAACATGGATTAGAGTTAAATAAAGGTTTGGTCTCAATTTCAGTTCCTGACaccaatatatttgaatatatgaaTCATTGTGATTGGCTAGTGTGATCTGGAGCGCATTAACGCTGAATATCTGATCTTAGAGAACAGTGCTGAACAGAGAAAATGTCACATTTGTTACTCATCCTGATTATATGAgttaaaatatgcaaatattttgcCATGTGGATGGCACTTCCTCGGATTCTAAACCAGCTGGGCACTATCATTGGAATTCAATTGCCCATTATTGCCCACCTAATTCTATCCAGTTTATCTTATCAAAATACCCATCTTAAGGCAATATTAAAGCAAACACAGCTGTTAATGTATAAGCAGACAGGACATATTCTTTAAAATGTTAGATCTGTGTGATTTCTAAATATAAACTGCACGCTGTCTGTTATAGGCATTCATGCATTCTTACTGCATCTCATATTAATGTATATCTAATAATCACACAGTAAAGAGTGTCGAATATTGAAGTCGTTTTGAATAAAATTACCCTTTTAATGTTTATAATATCATTTTCTAATGATAATTTTTTGCTG
The Xyrauchen texanus isolate HMW12.3.18 chromosome 34, RBS_HiC_50CHRs, whole genome shotgun sequence DNA segment above includes these coding regions:
- the LOC127627998 gene encoding interferon-inducible GTPase 5-like; its protein translation is MASKLSEEDFSCPVCCEIFTNPVVLSCGHSVCEECIQKFWESKESKESKECPVCRRRSSKDFLLPNFTLKRLCESFRRDKTHKAVIDNKMSTSEDYSVITQEELEELKELISTQDLSSAVDTIKHLLEQQDRVELNIAVTGESGSGKSTFINAFRGLGDDDEDSAETGVVETTKEPKAYKHPKYKNMKLWDLPGIGTLNFKAHEYLKRVQFERYDFFIIITSGRFRECHADLVKEIERMKKNFYFIRSKIDSSIDAAKRRKNFDEKKTLDIIREDCVNGLREIGVEDPVVFLISGRYLNNYDFNSLQERIKSDLPQHKRDLLMLTVPNITTEIIERKKKYLEKNILRVAFLSAGVAAVPVPGLAFAADISLIVNETQKYKTVFGLDDESLQRISERSGISIEFLKSEMKSVVREEITAGSIILQLRQSSLKVTESTTGLVLSCIPIIGSGISFVSVSNILKKFLNEIAEDAKNVLLASLK